A genomic segment from Candidatus Korarchaeota archaeon NZ13-K encodes:
- a CDS encoding radical SAM protein, with translation MISEVMARSLLNRSSIGDYCINPYVGCLHGCSYCYASYYARRMGHSGEWGSYVKVKVNAVDLLLRELRRRSRGVIYISSLTDAYQPIEEKYRITRRILEVLLSKDWPLIVQTKSALVLRDLDLIGSFSEAEVGFTIITLDEDMRRRLEPRASSISSRIDALMELKGEGIRTFTFIGPIIPGTHPEEILRLVNEVRNHSDLIYFDRFRRKPGLRDLWELIPVGEGFDPDLYYGSVKRFLEDRLRGRVRYRFLY, from the coding sequence GTGATATCCGAGGTGATGGCCAGGAGCCTGCTGAACAGGAGCTCGATAGGGGACTACTGCATCAACCCCTACGTGGGATGCCTGCACGGCTGCTCCTACTGCTACGCCTCATATTACGCGAGGAGGATGGGGCACTCAGGGGAGTGGGGAAGCTACGTCAAGGTGAAGGTCAACGCGGTGGATCTGCTGCTGAGGGAGCTCCGAAGGAGGAGCAGGGGGGTCATCTACATCTCCTCGCTCACCGACGCCTATCAGCCCATCGAGGAAAAATACAGGATCACTAGGAGGATTTTGGAGGTTCTCCTATCCAAGGACTGGCCCCTGATAGTGCAGACCAAGTCGGCGCTTGTCCTGAGGGACCTGGACCTCATAGGGAGCTTCTCAGAGGCTGAGGTGGGATTCACGATAATAACGCTGGACGAGGACATGAGGAGGAGACTGGAGCCGAGGGCTTCGAGCATCTCCTCTAGGATTGATGCCCTTATGGAGCTCAAGGGCGAGGGAATTAGGACTTTCACCTTCATAGGGCCCATAATCCCGGGCACGCATCCCGAGGAAATCTTGAGGCTGGTGAATGAGGTCAGGAACCACTCTGACCTGATATACTTCGACAGGTTCAGGAGGAAGCCGGGGCTGAGGGACCTCTGGGAGCTCATCCCGGTGGGCGAGGGATTCGATCCCGATCTCTACTACGGGAGCGTTAAGAGGTTCCTGGAGGATCGGCTGAGGGGGAGGGTGAGGTACAGGTTCCTCTACTGA
- a CDS encoding alcohol dehydrogenase: protein MRALVLHAPWDLRLEELEVPSPGRGWLRMAVRRVGICGTDKALYSGDYGARRLPLILGHEVSGEVVEVGEGVSESLLGSRVTTEINVTCNECWFCRSGMREHCLRREAIGISLDGGMAEYMLTRGDLVHSIEGLSWQQGALVEPLAAVLKPFMMSPPRPLSSVAVVGVGTVGLLSLQVARIYEPERLVAVYRSESRKVLLAKRYGAEVVRLEEALELRREVNEGVGFDLVIEATGSPDGLETALELVRARGKVFAKSTHGKRVCFDYTRAVVNEVSIVGSRCGPFRQAIELLRRGRVSVDELVTSVYPLEEGVEAMRRSFDRDQVKVQLEV from the coding sequence ATGAGGGCGCTGGTGCTCCACGCTCCGTGGGATCTGAGGCTCGAGGAGCTCGAGGTCCCCAGCCCGGGCAGGGGATGGCTGAGGATGGCCGTCAGGAGGGTCGGCATATGCGGGACCGATAAGGCCCTCTACTCCGGTGACTACGGGGCCAGGAGGCTGCCCCTGATCCTCGGACACGAGGTTTCAGGAGAGGTCGTGGAGGTTGGCGAGGGAGTAAGCGAATCCCTCCTAGGAAGCAGGGTGACCACGGAGATCAACGTTACCTGCAACGAGTGCTGGTTCTGCAGATCCGGGATGAGGGAGCACTGCTTGAGGAGGGAGGCCATAGGGATCAGCTTGGATGGGGGGATGGCCGAGTACATGCTTACCAGGGGGGACCTCGTTCACTCCATAGAGGGCCTGAGCTGGCAGCAGGGGGCCCTAGTCGAGCCCCTGGCGGCGGTCCTCAAGCCCTTCATGATGAGCCCTCCTAGGCCTCTCTCCAGCGTGGCAGTCGTCGGTGTTGGGACTGTTGGGCTCCTATCCCTGCAGGTGGCCAGGATCTACGAGCCCGAGAGGCTTGTTGCCGTTTACAGGAGCGAGAGCAGGAAGGTCCTGCTGGCGAAGCGGTATGGGGCTGAGGTGGTGAGGCTTGAGGAGGCCCTGGAGCTGAGGAGGGAGGTGAATGAGGGTGTGGGATTCGATCTCGTGATAGAGGCCACCGGAAGCCCCGATGGCCTTGAGACCGCTTTGGAGCTAGTTAGGGCCAGAGGAAAGGTGTTCGCGAAGTCCACCCATGGGAAGAGGGTTTGCTTCGATTACACGAGGGCTGTAGTCAACGAGGTCTCCATAGTTGGCAGCAGGTGCGGGCCTTTCAGGCAGGCCATAGAGCTCCTCAGGAGGGGGAGGGTCTCGGTTGACGAGCTGGTCACATCCGTCTACCCCCTCGAGGAGGGGGTGGAGGCCATGAGGAGGTCCTTCGACAGGGACCAGGTGAAGGTTCAGCTGGAGGTCTGA